One window of the Mycobacterium xenopi genome contains the following:
- a CDS encoding non-ribosomal peptide synthetase, translating into MTDTDSRLEEQRLELLRRKLAEKGLLSEPGTATDGGRPAMSDGQRRMWFVQSVDPTGALLNVCVSYRITGAVDVARLHRAVDAVAMRHPLLRTTYHTADDGEAYPITHEDLRPGWALHDLSGLGDQARRLRLEVLAQREFRRPFDLTAEAPLRITLVRLGPDELMLLLTAHHIAWDDGSWVPFFTDLTRAYVDPEALDGTVSVPRERAGNLDEDLAYWRALMSDLPEPLELPGPHGSAVPTTWRSQLAATRLSRATVDRVSALARASGATPYMVLLAGFTALVHRYTHATDFLIAAPVLNRGAGTEGVIGYFGNTVVLRAQPQSRQTFRELLDQTRETAAGAFAHQRVNLDWLVRESNPDRRHGAERMTRVGFGMREADGGAFCLPGVRCERADLRGQFSQLPLNFMVEMDDDGALVEAEYLVEVLDGGLVHQLLNHYTVLLESALAHPDAALFQLALLGEADAGWLRRVSGGENFSTAPTTLPALVSQRASMKPDAVAVVYEGRQYSYNEINQQANRVAHWLIEQGIGTEDRVAVLLDKSPELVITALGVLKAGAVYLPVDPTYPDDRLSFILGDADAKIVLREPVPGLSQYSPENPTRLVRPLHPDNTAYLIYTSGSTGLPKGVPVPHAPIAEYFVWFGDEYQVDETDRLLQVASPSFDVSIGEIFGTLICGARLVIPRPDGLRDVGYLTDLLHREGITSMHFVPSLLGLFLSLPGVYQWRTLRRVPIGGEALPGEIADKFHATFDASLYNFYGPTETVVNATSYPVEGAQGTRIVPIGRPKINTQVHLLDNALQPVPVGVIGEIYIGGTHVAHGYHRRPALTAERFVADPFNPGARLYRSGDLARRNADGDIEFVGRADEQVKIRGFRIELGEVAAAITVDPSVGQAVVVAADLPQLGKSLVGYVTPADGAGTDSVDVERIRAWVAAALPDYMTPAAYVVLDEIPITTHGKIDRDSLPQPQITATVDYREPTTPTESRIAGMFSRLLGREQVGVDDSFFDLGGHSLVATKLVAAIRSECGVELGIRDVFELATVGQLAERIDQLKSGAVTLRRPKLVRTSHDGPAPLSASQLRTWFAYRIDGPSAASNIPFVARLTGPCDVDALVAAVSDVVCRHEILRTTYTEIDGVPYQVVNPTRKFPVRRAVGSGEEWLQAELEAERKHCFDLEREWPLRAAVLRTGETHVLSLVVHHIAIDHWSGGVLFADLLTAYRARRTGQAPSWAPLPLQYADYAVWQGALLSEPTGAQASIAAIQRDYWKRQLDGLPEDTGLRPDLPRPPVPGDAGDSVGFTVDSRTRAKLVSLSRELGITEFMLLQSAVAVVLHKAGGGVDIPLGTPVAGRTEAELDQLVGFLVNILVLRNNLGGNPTLREVLRRARETALAAYAHQDLPFDRVVDTVSPVRSLSRNPLFQVVIHVRDQLPAARVVDSGPGGKTLFTALEPPFDMAHADLSVNFFTSGSGQHGYTGFILYRTELYRRATIERFAGWLTQVVNAFADNVDSTLRDVQLIDAADQRHILTQWSRGAEPPADRPLTIPELLEPSREFGADRIALRCRDEQLDFPALHRRSDNFAQLLADHGVGPGSLVGLSTRRGIDMVVALVGIMKAGAGFFPLDPAYPRARKQFMLDDVEPRVVVVTAEALDTMPDVPQVTLISLDDPAVQHAMAADGRPRRLPLPDPEDPMYLVFTSGSTGKPKGVLGTHRAMTTRLNWQLWHYPVSGNDIRLAQASMTFLEGCMETLAGVAAGATTILADDAEHRDPEALAALIRRHAIAQVTAVPSLVSTLVDEWPDALRSLTRLVCGGEPMTVSLQERLLAKCGGPHGPELLNNFGATETSGALVRGPLTPPVPILGRPLPDSQVYLLDEGLKAVPVGVVGELYYAGGQLVRGYWRRPALTASRFVANPYATEPGARFYRSGDRARWTQDGRLEFVGRTDHQVKVRGFRVELGEVEAALKAADGVAAAAARTWEVDGSTTLAGYVVPHQPPADEIEKSTFAATVRAHMASTLPGYMVPSSITVLDAMPKTESGKLNRPGLPKPAVSTTGRSEPPRTETESAIARVFAEVLSVSEIGRFDDFFALGGDSILSVQVAARARGAGLPVSPRMVFENPTVQQLAAVVEIGAETPETAAPETGDTRFEPMSTSGLSAKDLAAATSSWARERKS; encoded by the coding sequence GTGACTGACACCGATAGCCGGCTCGAGGAGCAGCGCCTGGAGTTGCTGCGGCGCAAGCTGGCCGAGAAAGGCCTGCTGTCCGAACCGGGCACGGCCACTGACGGCGGACGCCCTGCCATGTCCGACGGCCAGCGCCGGATGTGGTTCGTGCAGTCGGTCGACCCTACAGGTGCACTGCTCAACGTCTGCGTGTCCTACCGTATCACCGGCGCGGTGGACGTGGCTCGGTTACATCGCGCGGTAGATGCCGTCGCGATGCGGCACCCGCTGCTGCGCACCACCTACCACACCGCAGACGACGGCGAGGCGTACCCGATCACCCACGAGGATCTGCGGCCCGGCTGGGCGCTGCACGACCTGTCCGGGCTCGGCGATCAGGCCCGGCGGTTGCGACTGGAAGTGTTGGCGCAGCGGGAGTTTCGCCGCCCGTTCGACTTGACGGCAGAAGCGCCGCTGCGCATCACCCTGGTGCGTCTCGGGCCCGACGAGCTGATGCTGCTGCTGACTGCGCACCACATTGCCTGGGACGACGGATCGTGGGTCCCGTTCTTCACCGACTTGACACGAGCCTACGTTGACCCGGAGGCACTGGACGGCACGGTGTCGGTGCCGCGTGAGCGCGCCGGCAACCTGGACGAGGACCTCGCCTACTGGCGGGCGCTGATGTCGGATCTGCCGGAGCCGCTTGAACTTCCGGGACCTCACGGTTCGGCGGTGCCTACTACCTGGCGCTCCCAGCTGGCAGCGACACGATTGTCACGGGCGACAGTTGACCGGGTGAGTGCGCTGGCCCGTGCGAGCGGCGCTACGCCGTATATGGTGCTGCTCGCCGGGTTCACCGCACTGGTGCACCGCTACACCCACGCCACCGACTTTTTGATCGCCGCCCCGGTGCTGAACCGTGGGGCGGGGACCGAAGGCGTGATCGGCTATTTCGGCAACACCGTGGTGTTGCGGGCGCAGCCGCAGTCTCGGCAGACCTTCCGCGAATTGCTGGATCAAACCCGCGAAACGGCGGCGGGTGCGTTCGCCCACCAGCGGGTGAACCTCGACTGGCTGGTACGCGAATCCAACCCCGATCGCCGCCACGGCGCCGAGCGGATGACCCGGGTGGGGTTTGGCATGCGGGAAGCCGACGGCGGAGCTTTCTGCCTGCCCGGCGTGCGATGCGAGCGCGCTGATCTGCGCGGCCAATTCAGTCAGTTGCCGTTGAACTTCATGGTCGAAATGGACGATGATGGCGCGCTCGTCGAAGCCGAGTATCTGGTGGAGGTGCTCGATGGCGGGCTGGTGCACCAGCTGCTGAACCACTACACGGTCCTGCTCGAGAGTGCACTGGCCCACCCCGACGCCGCATTATTTCAGCTCGCACTCTTGGGTGAAGCCGACGCCGGCTGGCTGCGCCGCGTCTCGGGTGGCGAGAATTTCAGCACGGCCCCAACCACGTTGCCCGCGTTAGTCAGCCAGCGCGCCTCGATGAAACCCGATGCCGTAGCGGTGGTGTACGAGGGACGCCAATACAGCTACAACGAAATCAACCAGCAAGCAAACCGGGTGGCGCACTGGCTAATCGAACAGGGCATCGGCACCGAGGACCGAGTCGCGGTGCTGCTGGACAAATCTCCCGAGCTGGTCATCACGGCGCTGGGCGTCCTCAAGGCCGGGGCGGTGTACCTGCCTGTCGATCCCACCTATCCCGACGACCGGCTCTCGTTCATCCTCGGCGACGCGGACGCCAAAATTGTGCTGCGCGAACCAGTCCCGGGCCTGTCGCAATACTCGCCGGAAAACCCCACCCGCCTGGTTCGGCCCTTGCATCCCGACAACACCGCCTACCTGATCTACACCTCGGGTTCGACCGGCTTGCCCAAGGGCGTACCGGTGCCGCACGCACCGATCGCCGAGTACTTCGTGTGGTTCGGCGACGAATATCAGGTCGACGAAACCGACCGGCTGCTGCAAGTCGCTTCACCTAGCTTCGACGTGTCCATCGGGGAAATTTTCGGCACCTTGATTTGCGGTGCGCGCCTGGTGATCCCCCGTCCGGACGGGCTGCGCGACGTTGGTTACCTCACGGATCTGCTGCACCGCGAGGGGATCACCTCGATGCACTTCGTGCCGTCGCTGCTTGGTCTGTTCCTGTCGCTGCCCGGCGTCTATCAATGGCGTACGCTGCGCCGCGTACCAATCGGCGGGGAAGCGCTGCCCGGCGAGATTGCGGACAAATTCCACGCCACCTTCGATGCATCGCTGTACAACTTCTACGGGCCCACCGAAACCGTGGTCAATGCCACCAGCTATCCGGTGGAGGGCGCGCAAGGCACCCGGATTGTGCCGATCGGCCGGCCCAAGATCAACACCCAGGTGCACCTGCTAGACAATGCGCTGCAGCCGGTGCCCGTCGGGGTGATCGGCGAAATCTACATCGGCGGAACGCATGTGGCGCACGGTTACCATCGACGGCCAGCGCTGACCGCGGAACGCTTCGTGGCTGACCCGTTCAATCCCGGTGCCCGGTTGTATCGCTCCGGGGACTTGGCCCGCCGCAACGCAGACGGGGATATCGAGTTCGTCGGGCGCGCCGATGAGCAGGTCAAGATCCGCGGCTTCCGCATCGAGCTCGGTGAGGTCGCTGCCGCGATCACGGTCGACCCCAGCGTCGGGCAGGCCGTCGTGGTCGCCGCGGATCTGCCGCAGCTGGGCAAGAGCCTGGTCGGCTACGTCACCCCTGCCGACGGTGCCGGCACGGACAGCGTCGACGTCGAGCGCATCCGCGCCTGGGTGGCCGCCGCGCTGCCGGATTACATGACGCCGGCCGCCTATGTTGTGCTTGACGAAATCCCGATCACGACACACGGCAAGATCGATCGGGATTCCCTGCCGCAGCCACAGATCACGGCCACCGTCGACTACCGCGAGCCGACCACGCCGACTGAATCCCGGATCGCCGGCATGTTTTCCCGACTGCTCGGGCGCGAGCAGGTGGGAGTTGACGATTCGTTTTTCGACCTGGGCGGGCATTCATTGGTGGCCACCAAGCTGGTCGCCGCGATTCGTTCGGAATGCGGTGTGGAACTGGGTATCCGGGACGTCTTCGAGCTGGCGACGGTGGGCCAGCTGGCCGAACGCATCGACCAGTTGAAGTCCGGCGCGGTGACGCTCAGGCGGCCGAAGCTGGTTCGGACATCCCACGATGGACCGGCGCCGCTGTCGGCTTCTCAGTTGCGTACCTGGTTCGCCTATCGCATCGACGGACCCAGCGCGGCCAGCAACATTCCGTTCGTCGCCCGGCTGACCGGGCCCTGCGACGTGGACGCACTGGTCGCAGCGGTCAGCGACGTGGTGTGCCGCCACGAGATTCTGCGCACCACCTACACCGAGATCGACGGTGTCCCTTACCAAGTAGTCAACCCCACCCGTAAGTTTCCGGTGCGCCGGGCGGTCGGCAGTGGGGAGGAGTGGCTGCAGGCGGAGCTGGAAGCCGAGCGCAAGCATTGCTTCGACCTCGAACGGGAGTGGCCGTTGCGCGCCGCCGTACTGCGCACCGGTGAAACCCACGTACTGTCGCTGGTGGTGCACCACATCGCCATCGATCACTGGTCGGGCGGTGTGCTGTTCGCCGACCTGCTGACCGCCTACCGGGCCCGCCGCACCGGTCAAGCTCCGTCGTGGGCGCCGTTGCCCCTGCAGTACGCCGACTACGCGGTCTGGCAAGGCGCGCTGCTATCCGAGCCGACCGGCGCGCAGGCAAGTATCGCCGCGATCCAACGCGACTACTGGAAGCGCCAATTGGATGGGCTTCCCGAGGACACTGGGCTGCGGCCGGACTTGCCGCGACCGCCGGTCCCCGGTGATGCCGGTGACTCCGTCGGATTCACCGTCGACTCGCGAACCCGCGCCAAGCTCGTATCGCTGAGCCGCGAGCTCGGGATCACCGAGTTCATGCTGCTGCAGTCGGCTGTAGCGGTGGTGCTGCACAAAGCCGGTGGCGGCGTGGACATTCCGCTTGGTACGCCGGTGGCGGGGCGAACCGAAGCCGAACTGGATCAGCTGGTCGGCTTTCTCGTCAACATCCTGGTACTGCGCAATAACCTGGGTGGCAACCCGACGCTGCGCGAAGTGCTGCGCCGGGCCCGCGAGACGGCGTTGGCCGCATATGCACACCAGGATTTGCCGTTCGACCGGGTGGTCGACACGGTCAGCCCGGTGCGCTCGCTATCCCGTAACCCGTTGTTCCAGGTCGTTATTCACGTCCGCGATCAGCTCCCTGCTGCGCGCGTGGTCGACTCCGGTCCCGGCGGGAAGACGCTTTTCACGGCGCTGGAGCCTCCGTTCGACATGGCTCACGCCGACTTGAGCGTGAATTTCTTCACCAGCGGTTCCGGGCAGCACGGTTACACCGGTTTCATCCTCTACCGAACGGAGCTGTATCGGCGGGCCACCATCGAGCGGTTTGCCGGCTGGCTTACGCAAGTGGTCAACGCGTTTGCCGATAACGTCGATTCGACGTTGCGCGACGTACAGCTGATCGACGCCGCAGACCAGCGGCACATTCTGACCCAATGGAGCCGCGGCGCTGAACCGCCCGCCGATCGTCCGCTGACCATCCCCGAACTGCTCGAGCCCAGCCGGGAATTCGGTGCCGACCGCATCGCCTTGCGCTGCCGGGACGAACAGCTCGATTTCCCTGCGCTGCACCGCCGTTCAGACAACTTCGCGCAGCTGCTCGCCGATCACGGCGTGGGGCCGGGATCGTTGGTCGGCCTCTCGACGCGCCGCGGCATCGACATGGTGGTCGCGCTGGTGGGCATCATGAAGGCCGGGGCGGGCTTTTTCCCACTCGATCCCGCTTACCCCCGCGCGCGCAAGCAGTTCATGCTCGACGACGTCGAGCCGCGGGTCGTGGTGGTCACCGCCGAAGCTCTCGACACCATGCCGGACGTGCCCCAAGTGACGCTGATTTCGCTCGACGACCCGGCCGTCCAGCACGCGATGGCCGCCGATGGCCGGCCGCGCCGGCTACCGCTGCCAGATCCCGAGGACCCGATGTATCTGGTGTTCACGTCGGGATCGACCGGCAAGCCCAAGGGTGTGCTGGGCACTCACCGAGCGATGACGACCCGACTGAACTGGCAGCTATGGCATTACCCGGTGTCGGGCAACGACATTCGGCTGGCACAGGCGTCCATGACGTTCCTCGAAGGGTGCATGGAGACGTTGGCCGGAGTGGCCGCCGGGGCCACCACGATCCTGGCCGACGATGCCGAGCACCGCGACCCCGAAGCGCTCGCGGCTCTGATACGACGCCACGCGATAGCACAGGTGACCGCGGTGCCCAGCCTGGTTTCCACGCTGGTGGACGAATGGCCCGACGCACTGCGCTCGCTGACCCGGCTGGTGTGCGGCGGCGAGCCGATGACGGTGTCGCTGCAGGAGCGGTTACTGGCTAAATGCGGTGGGCCGCACGGGCCGGAGCTGCTGAACAACTTCGGCGCCACCGAGACTTCCGGCGCCTTGGTCCGCGGGCCGCTGACCCCGCCGGTGCCGATTCTGGGTAGACCGCTCCCGGATTCCCAGGTTTATCTGCTCGACGAAGGCCTCAAGGCGGTGCCCGTCGGCGTGGTCGGCGAACTGTACTACGCGGGCGGACAGCTGGTCCGCGGCTACTGGAGGCGACCCGCCCTGACCGCTTCTCGGTTCGTGGCCAACCCGTACGCCACCGAGCCGGGTGCCCGGTTCTACCGCAGCGGCGACCGGGCCCGCTGGACCCAAGACGGGCGATTGGAATTCGTGGGCCGCACCGACCACCAGGTGAAGGTGCGCGGATTTCGTGTCGAACTCGGTGAGGTCGAGGCCGCGCTCAAAGCGGCGGACGGGGTGGCCGCCGCGGCGGCGCGCACCTGGGAGGTGGACGGCAGCACGACGTTGGCCGGGTACGTGGTGCCCCACCAGCCGCCCGCCGACGAAATTGAGAAGTCGACGTTCGCCGCCACGGTGCGCGCGCATATGGCCTCGACCCTGCCCGGATACATGGTGCCGTCGTCGATCACCGTGCTCGACGCGATGCCCAAGACCGAATCGGGCAAATTGAACCGGCCCGGGCTTCCCAAGCCGGCGGTGAGCACGACAGGCCGAAGCGAACCTCCGCGCACCGAAACGGAATCCGCGATCGCCCGGGTGTTTGCCGAGGTGCTGTCGGTGTCCGAGATCGGGCGCTTCGACGACTTTTTCGCACTGGGCGGAGACAGCATCTTGTCAGTGCAGGTCGCGGCGCGGGCGCGCGGCGCCGGTCTGCCGGTCAGCCCCCGGATGGTATTCGAGAACCCGACGGTGCAGCAGCTGGCCGCGGTCGTAGAGATCGGGGCAGAGACGCCGGAAACGGCGGCACCCGAGACGGGCGATACCCGGTTCGAACCGATGAGCACCTCCGGGCTTTCGGCCAAGGATCTCGCGGCGGCGACCTCGTCCTGGGCCAGGGAGCGCAAGTCGTGA
- a CDS encoding non-ribosomal peptide synthetase, whose product MTAVHAQTGAAEIEDVLALSPLQQGFFSLARLAGDGVDLYTMQFVADIEGPLDVGRLRRSAEAMLVRHPNLRASFWDRDLPHPVQIVPAEATLPWRELDAESTEFDAIAEKERLTNFDLAEGPLMRFLLLRSLGQAQRFRLILTVHHILMDAWSLSVFFRELIAAYQCGGDTSGLPTPRPYRDYIGWLGRQDISDTTQRWIDYVAPLRSPTILAEAGYSRLGTVIPQRTALSLDRAATTRLTGWAREHGLTLNTVLQFAWSVVLGRLTDRRDVAFGTVVSGRPQELAGVETMVGLFINTVPVVVELRPGASVLEHCRVLQQHSAAMRDLGFLGLSQLQRAAGRGALFDTLLVFENVAIGPTAETVVSGDGVRFRPVGAESLAHYPLTIVSCPPDDRLMLMLEAVPEALPHLSVADIGERILGVLRQLPESGGRAADRLDALLPAERRRLAVVEPVVADAESSTVAAAFLRQADATPDAVALSFAEGALTYAALRDASARLAHVLAERGVGPEDLVALALPRSPASVIAILAVLQAGAGYVPVDLDLPEQRIASILRQSAPRLTVTVTQTAASVGGYPDHGELLVLDDPAVAHHIAGHDADPLPERADPDNAAYVIFTSGSTGEPKGVIGTHRALLSYFADHRERVYRRATETLGRPLRIAHAWSLSFDASWQPLVGLLDGHAVHLFGAADMRDAARLVDGIDRWRIDMIDTSPSMFGQLAAAGLLELRAAECPGRPRLAVLALGGEAIAADDWARLRALSGTAVHNCYGPTETTVESVVAEVADSPVPNIGTAVRGARAYVLDSALRPVPDGAAGELYLAGNQLTRGYLGRPGATAAAFVADPFGAGERMYRTGDLVRRLASGQLAYLGRGDDQVKVRGYRIEVAEVVSALSASPGVAGAAVIPVRGATGTRLLGFVTADGDAVDVAAVRAHIARRLPAYMVPARIIAVDAMPLTPHGKLDTEALLAAAGDPPEPGAGAGRAPATDTERTLAAALAELFDGATPGVQQDLFEFGMDSIVAISLANKTRHLGVTPRMVLANPTIELLATAVDAGHVTPRAAAADDPNRFGEVVALPIVSWMYEYGSFRRFVQTPLIALPPNITAAQLESLLQAMLDRHDMLRAQLEVSHDGYRLTTRPPGVVRAADILTRVTGAVEATLNVHAHKVINRIDPFAGAMVRALWCDDPAGGCLLLVMHHLVTDAVSWFVLMAGLAAGWKQLCSGEKLFLPGEYTTYREFSRLLAERSRRPEVAAQRGFWLAQLRGPDPALGSRRPDPRRDTWASLRLTTARSEVADTRLMLDKVASAGAGIGVREFLLTALTMTLTSWRVGRGDPVGNGLVVALEGHGREDELVDPGGAVDTSNTAGWFTTVFPVRLRHPGQPVDIDTARRDPAAARDLLRAVADQVAAVPNNGLDYGLLRYQRRDPALVAAPHPQVQLNYVGRLDLSPQHQGVAPWTLVTDPARHAWLTRAPEPELPLRYTFDVVPVVHPTAAGPQLMTSWRWSEQLSTEDDATQLAALWCDAVATLAGAL is encoded by the coding sequence GTGACGGCGGTTCACGCCCAAACCGGCGCGGCGGAAATCGAGGACGTGCTGGCGCTGAGCCCACTGCAGCAAGGTTTCTTTTCACTGGCCAGGCTCGCCGGCGACGGCGTGGATCTCTACACCATGCAGTTCGTCGCCGACATCGAAGGCCCGCTCGACGTGGGGCGGCTGCGCCGTAGCGCCGAGGCGATGCTGGTGCGCCATCCGAACTTGCGGGCCTCATTCTGGGACCGCGATCTGCCGCATCCGGTACAGATCGTCCCGGCCGAGGCGACGCTGCCGTGGCGCGAACTGGACGCTGAGTCAACCGAATTCGATGCTATCGCGGAAAAAGAGCGACTGACCAACTTCGACCTCGCCGAAGGCCCGCTGATGCGGTTTCTGTTGCTTCGCTCGCTCGGGCAGGCCCAGCGGTTCCGGTTGATCCTTACCGTGCACCACATCCTGATGGATGCGTGGTCGTTGTCGGTGTTTTTCCGCGAGCTGATCGCGGCCTACCAGTGCGGGGGTGACACCAGCGGGCTGCCGACTCCGCGGCCCTACCGTGACTACATCGGATGGCTTGGAAGACAGGATATTTCGGATACCACCCAGCGCTGGATCGACTACGTCGCGCCACTGCGAAGTCCGACCATCCTGGCTGAGGCCGGCTATTCGCGGCTGGGCACGGTGATCCCGCAACGCACTGCGCTGTCACTGGATCGGGCGGCTACGACGCGATTGACCGGTTGGGCCCGCGAGCACGGCCTGACCCTGAACACCGTGCTGCAGTTCGCGTGGTCGGTGGTGTTGGGCCGGCTCACCGACCGGCGCGATGTCGCGTTCGGCACCGTCGTCTCCGGCCGTCCGCAAGAGCTGGCCGGTGTCGAGACGATGGTCGGGCTGTTCATCAACACCGTGCCGGTGGTCGTGGAACTCCGGCCAGGGGCATCGGTTCTCGAGCACTGCCGGGTGTTGCAGCAGCACAGCGCCGCCATGCGCGATCTCGGCTTCCTCGGACTGTCCCAGTTGCAGCGCGCGGCCGGCCGGGGAGCACTATTTGACACGCTGCTGGTGTTCGAAAACGTCGCCATCGGGCCGACCGCGGAGACCGTGGTCAGTGGGGACGGTGTCCGGTTCCGGCCGGTGGGCGCCGAAAGCCTGGCGCACTATCCGCTGACCATCGTCAGCTGCCCGCCCGACGACCGGTTGATGCTGATGCTCGAGGCGGTGCCGGAAGCGCTACCGCATCTGTCGGTGGCCGATATCGGCGAACGGATTCTCGGCGTCCTGCGCCAGCTGCCGGAGTCGGGAGGTCGCGCCGCGGATCGTCTCGACGCGCTGTTGCCTGCTGAACGGCGCCGGCTCGCCGTGGTCGAGCCGGTCGTCGCGGACGCCGAATCGTCGACCGTCGCAGCGGCTTTCCTGCGTCAGGCCGACGCCACACCCGACGCGGTGGCGCTGTCGTTCGCGGAGGGCGCGCTGACCTACGCGGCCTTGCGTGATGCGAGTGCGCGGCTGGCCCACGTGTTGGCCGAGCGCGGAGTCGGCCCGGAAGACCTTGTCGCACTGGCGCTTCCACGCTCGCCGGCTTCGGTGATCGCGATCTTGGCGGTGCTGCAGGCCGGGGCGGGATATGTGCCGGTGGACCTCGACCTGCCCGAGCAGCGCATCGCGTCGATTCTGCGGCAGTCGGCGCCGCGGCTCACCGTGACCGTCACGCAGACCGCTGCAAGTGTCGGCGGGTATCCAGACCACGGCGAATTGCTGGTACTCGACGATCCCGCCGTGGCTCACCACATCGCCGGCCACGATGCCGACCCGCTGCCCGAGCGGGCCGACCCCGACAACGCCGCCTACGTCATCTTCACCTCCGGTTCGACCGGTGAGCCCAAAGGCGTCATCGGCACCCATCGCGCCCTGCTGTCCTATTTCGCCGACCACCGCGAACGCGTATACCGCCGGGCCACAGAGACTTTGGGTCGCCCGCTGCGGATCGCCCACGCCTGGTCGCTGAGCTTCGACGCGTCATGGCAGCCGCTGGTCGGGCTGCTCGACGGCCACGCCGTGCACCTTTTCGGAGCCGCCGATATGCGCGACGCCGCCCGGCTCGTCGACGGCATCGACCGCTGGCGCATCGACATGATCGACACCTCTCCGTCGATGTTCGGCCAGCTGGCCGCGGCCGGGCTGCTAGAGCTGCGAGCCGCCGAATGTCCCGGCCGGCCGCGGCTGGCCGTGCTCGCGCTCGGTGGGGAGGCCATCGCCGCCGACGACTGGGCGCGGCTGCGCGCACTGTCCGGAACCGCGGTGCACAACTGCTACGGCCCCACCGAGACCACCGTCGAATCGGTGGTGGCCGAGGTCGCCGATTCGCCGGTGCCCAACATCGGTACGGCGGTTCGCGGTGCAAGGGCCTACGTGCTCGACTCGGCGTTGCGGCCGGTGCCCGACGGCGCCGCGGGGGAACTGTATCTGGCCGGAAACCAGCTCACCCGTGGCTACTTGGGGCGCCCGGGCGCTACGGCGGCAGCGTTCGTCGCAGACCCCTTTGGCGCCGGTGAGCGGATGTATCGCACCGGCGATCTGGTGCGGCGGTTGGCGTCGGGCCAGTTGGCCTACCTCGGCCGCGGCGACGACCAGGTGAAGGTGCGCGGCTACCGCATCGAAGTCGCCGAAGTGGTGTCCGCGCTCTCGGCAAGCCCGGGTGTGGCCGGCGCCGCGGTGATTCCGGTGCGCGGCGCCACCGGCACCCGGCTGCTGGGTTTTGTCACCGCCGATGGTGATGCCGTGGATGTCGCGGCGGTGCGGGCCCATATCGCGCGGCGGCTGCCCGCCTATATGGTGCCGGCGCGGATCATCGCCGTGGACGCAATGCCGTTGACCCCGCACGGCAAGCTCGACACCGAGGCGTTGCTGGCCGCTGCCGGCGACCCGCCCGAACCGGGTGCCGGCGCGGGCCGCGCCCCGGCCACCGATACCGAGCGAACGCTGGCGGCCGCGCTGGCCGAGCTGTTCGACGGCGCCACACCCGGCGTGCAGCAGGACCTGTTCGAGTTCGGCATGGACAGCATCGTGGCGATATCGCTGGCCAACAAGACCCGCCACCTCGGGGTAACGCCGCGGATGGTGTTGGCCAATCCGACGATCGAACTGCTCGCGACGGCCGTGGACGCGGGCCACGTGACACCCCGCGCCGCGGCGGCCGACGACCCAAACCGATTCGGCGAGGTTGTCGCGCTGCCGATCGTGTCATGGATGTACGAGTACGGAAGCTTCCGTCGCTTCGTCCAGACCCCGCTCATCGCGTTGCCACCGAATATCACTGCGGCACAACTAGAATCGCTGCTTCAGGCGATGCTTGACCGCCACGACATGCTGCGTGCCCAGCTCGAAGTCAGCCACGACGGCTATCGGTTGACCACTCGGCCACCGGGCGTTGTGCGCGCCGCCGACATCCTCACCCGGGTCACCGGAGCGGTGGAGGCCACCCTGAACGTGCACGCACACAAGGTGATCAACCGTATCGATCCGTTCGCCGGGGCGATGGTTCGCGCGCTGTGGTGCGACGACCCGGCTGGCGGATGTCTGCTCTTGGTCATGCACCACCTGGTGACCGACGCGGTGTCGTGGTTTGTGCTCATGGCTGGGCTGGCGGCGGGCTGGAAGCAGTTGTGTAGTGGCGAAAAGCTGTTTTTGCCAGGCGAATACACCACCTATCGAGAATTCTCGCGGCTGCTGGCGGAGCGCAGCCGCCGCCCTGAAGTCGCGGCGCAGCGCGGCTTCTGGCTGGCGCAGCTGCGCGGCCCGGACCCCGCGCTGGGTTCCCGGCGGCCCGACCCACGCCGTGACACCTGGGCCTCGCTGCGCCTGACCACGGCGCGCAGCGAGGTCGCCGACACCCGGCTGATGCTGGACAAGGTCGCATCGGCGGGCGCGGGCATCGGTGTGCGGGAGTTTCTGCTGACCGCGCTGACGATGACGCTGACGTCATGGCGAGTAGGTCGCGGCGACCCGGTGGGCAACGGATTGGTGGTGGCGCTGGAAGGGCACGGACGCGAAGACGAGCTCGTCGATCCTGGTGGAGCGGTGGATACGTCGAACACCGCCGGCTGGTTCACTACTGTCTTTCCCGTCAGGCTCCGTCACCCCGGGCAACCCGTTGACATCGACACCGCACGCCGCGACCCGGCCGCCGCCCGTGACCTGCTTCGCGCGGTGGCCGATCAGGTCGCCGCGGTGCCCAACAACGGGCTGGACTACGGACTGCTGCGCTACCAGCGTCGCGACCCGGCACTGGTCGCCGCGCCGCACCCGCAGGTGCAACTCAACTATGTCGGCCGACTCGACCTCAGCCCCCAGCACCAGGGTGTCGCACCGTGGACACTGGTCACCGACCCGGCGCGTCACGCGTGGCTGACCCGAGCACCCGAACCAGAACTGCCGCTGCGCTACACCTTCGACGTGGTGCCAGTGGTACATCCCACCGCGGCGGGCCCGCAGCTGATGACCAGCTGGCGTTGGAGCGAACAGCTGAGCACCGAAGACGACGCCACCCAGTTGGCCGCGTTGTGGTGCGACGCGGTAGCCACCCTGGCGGGTGCGCTGTGA